The Esox lucius isolate fEsoLuc1 chromosome 20, fEsoLuc1.pri, whole genome shotgun sequence region TGTTTCCCAGCATACTTGGTTCCCGTGGCAGGGCGTACCTCATGCTCTTTGTTGTCTATGGCCTCTATAGTGGTAAGATGGAAAAAAGCTCTGAAAATGTCTTATTGCCTTGCTACTTGTGAAATACACTACTATCTAGTGGAAACCAGAAACACTCTGTAATATGTGATTCATTTTGATGTGAATATCTGGGGTGCTGAAGTCCCCACAAAGACAGTAAACCTGAAAATCGGTCCACATAAGATTTTCTGGCATGTCCCCACTAGAGAAAATGCAGTTTccaacaaacgtgtgtgtgtgtgttcgctcTTATCCTGTCAGGCCCAATCTCCAATATCCACCGTAATGTCCAGGATGTGTCTTTTTCTATGGGCTGCAACATAGAGCTCCAGATCAAACACAGCAAGGTCATGTGGAAGGTGGTGATGGACCCCTTCATGCAGGTGATGCAGAATATTGTGGTAAGTGGACCTTTAAATGGTGTGTGGTTCCCTACTGATTCCTATTGGTTTGTTTAACAAGAATAATTGTCATTTAATTAAAGGTTTCCTTAATGTTGTTACTGGGTCAGGAGGATAATAAGGAATTCACAAAGGAGGCTAGCAGCGTGAGCAGGAAGTTTCAGAGCATCAGGGATGAGGTAATGGGGCAGTATGGATATGACACCCTGGAACAGGGTCCTGTTACTGCGAAGAATAGCACGCAGGAATTGTACGCAGCCAAGACCTTGATGCGATGTGACtgtaagttttgtttttgcgtgtgtacagtcatgtgaaacaGAATGTAACCCCCTGGAAAGCTGTCTTTTTCACAtaatttggacactgacaatttAGTTGTGATTGTACTGATATTCTTCACAGATGTGGTGGAGCAGGGGATAGAGCGCTGTCGTGAGTGGTTCGATGTCAAGTGGCAGGACTGCATGGAGGCCATTCAGGCCCCAGTCATCAACCACATACTGTGTGTTTCTATGAGGTTTCACTTCCTCTGTGACATAATGAGAGGTAGGGCTTAGCCCAGGAGTTTTAGTTAATTCAAATGAATTAGCCTACTTTTCTAATCCCAGTGATGTGTGCCTACTCTCTGAAAGTCATGACCCCCTGGTGCAGGGAAGAGATACCAGTGGAAGGGAACTTTGGGCAAACCTTTGACAAGCTCAACTTCTCCATTGACACACTATCAAGAGAATTCAGCACCACTGTGGTGCTCCAGGTACAACTCCTTTCTCTGTTCTCCAAGACAGATGAATATGGAAGGAAACATAAGAATAGAGTTACACAGAGTTAAGGGGTTTAGAAATGTTTCCCAGCTCAAAATACGTGTACAGTCATGTGAGAAAGTAACCCCATTTAACAAACAACTGAAAGGTTctactttgcaatcatttattaataaaaaatcagcagaaatgcaatttcatagtgcaGAAAAAGTAATGGGCATTAATAATCTTTGTTTAGAAGGCATTTGatagtttttttaaatctttgatCATGATGTGTTGGTACACACATTAAGTAGACTTCATGGATGTCTGGACCCTCAAAGCAGTCCAGTGTTTTGGTGCACTTGAAtctaattttagccattttatttGATGGTAAAGGTAGGTGTGTACTAACTTTTTCCGCATAATTT contains the following coding sequences:
- the dcst1 gene encoding E3 ubiquitin-protein ligase DCST1, which translates into the protein MVILSDLPRLKTPQSTLERFSRWVLPTFGHRFLFSQPQEFPVARFFMGALFGAVSGAGLFLGLFHNVPMNSVNRLLAGYAFVAVCILGGAFSSQFRCSVLLMFPSILGSRGRAYLMLFVVYGLYSGPISNIHRNVQDVSFSMGCNIELQIKHSKVMWKVVMDPFMQVMQNIVVSLMLLLGQEDNKEFTKEASSVSRKFQSIRDEVMGQYGYDTLEQGPVTAKNSTQELYAAKTLMRCDYVVEQGIERCREWFDVKWQDCMEAIQAPVINHILCVSMRFHFLCDIMRVMTPWCREEIPVEGNFGQTFDKLNFSIDTLSREFSTTVVLQEPEQQSVFGVTVLQEEFTERLSKAFQETKVILDKILVFIQLLLSFTFITIFTTAFGYVRQYNKDIRFDNIYITTYFRQIDARRKRAVSVPGYSMFRKIVRGTQ